The following proteins are encoded in a genomic region of Sebastes fasciatus isolate fSebFas1 chromosome 12, fSebFas1.pri, whole genome shotgun sequence:
- the LOC141778229 gene encoding LOW QUALITY PROTEIN: free fatty acid receptor 2-like (The sequence of the model RefSeq protein was modified relative to this genomic sequence to represent the inferred CDS: inserted 1 base in 1 codon), with amino-acid sequence MQECHTGLCLSVYIITFVLGFPANVLAFYTFCKKVRQKPTPIDILLLNLTISDLLFLLFLPFKMQEVMNNMLWDMPYLLCPLSGFIFYMTIYNSTFFLTAVSVERYLGVAFPIQHTLKRRPVYAVAASIFFWIFSFINLSIVFIVPFIVSGNSPNATSAHNVSAVGDVKKEVCYENFTQAQLKVLLPVRLELCLVLFCIPFLISSFCYINFIRILSKLQHIDRRRRLRAIGLALGTLLVFALCXGPYNVSHIVGFITWRSPDWRDKALLCSTFNACLDPLIFYFSSAAVRKTVGSVMEGVKSRLNRCMSCHMLWALWGGINTTAKDKEHKQEEINAI; translated from the exons ATGCAGGAGTGCCACActggactgtgtctgtctgtctacatcATCACCTTCGTGCTGGGCTTCCCGGCCAACGTCCTTGCCTTTTACACCTTCTGCAAGAAAGTGAGGCAGAAACCCACGCCGATAGACATCCTGCTCCTCAACCTGACCATCTctgacctcctcttcctcctcttcctgccctTCAAGATGCAGGAAGTGATGAACAACATGCTCTGGGACATGCCCTACCTGCTCTGCCCGCTGTCCGGCTTCATCTTCTACATGACCATCTACAACAGCACCTTCTTCCTCACCGCGGTCAGCGTGGAGCGCTACCTCGGCGTGGCCTTCCCCATCCAGCACACCCTGAAGCGGCGACCCGTGTACGCCGTCGCCGCCAGCATCTTCTTCTGGATTTTCTCCTTCATCAACCTCAGCATTGTGTTCATCGTGCCGTTCATCGTTTCTGGAAACTCTCCGAATGCCACCTCGGCGCACAACGTCTCAGCCGTCGGTGACGTCAAGAAGGAAGTGTGTTATGAGAATTTCACGCAGGCTCAGCTGAAGGTCCTCCTGCCCGTGCGCCTGGAGCTCTGTTTGGTGCTGTTCTGCATCCCTTTCCTGATTAGCAGTTTCTGCTACATCAACTTCATCAGGATTCTGTCCAAGCTGCAGCACATTGACCGGCGCCGGCGCCTCCGGGCCATTGGCTTGGCTCTAGGAACGCTGCTGGTATTCGCTTTAT TTGGCCCCTATAACGTCTCGCACATTGTCGGTTTTATCACGTGGCGAAGCCCCGACTGGAGAGACAAAGCCCTGCTGTGCAGCACCTTTAACGCCTGTCTAGACCCTCTCATTTTCTACTTCTCCTCCGCTGCTGTGAGGAAGACAGTGGGTAGTGTGATGGAAGGGGTTAAGAGTCGCCTCAACAGGTGCATGTCCTGTCACATGCTCTGGGCTTTGTGGGGGGGGATTAACACGACTGCAAAAGATAAGGAGCACAAACAAGAGGAGATCAATGCTATCTAA
- the LOC141778376 gene encoding uncharacterized protein LOC141778376: protein MRGETATLSCHFKVESLKYGVQWFKMKSGKQLIPKSSRQFVVEKNQTSSLVITEVALEDSGWYYCEVNVLQKDPEWGNGTELVVMAPPSAPKIYLQIPPDPQTGQWALFCLTGGFHPSELAITWTYQSAAANIDHLSVTNCTLSAFTPHGNLSEHPADGALLSSDWLVNSTPSSHPKCFQVMDNHSREVYLFSVFVLPQKESLETGITFTCKVQDHPAMTTPLTASFTWDASPNELIIHLNILKMCLLSAMTVVFLLEAVEHFCVRGK, encoded by the exons ATGCGGGGTGAAACGGCAACCCTGTCCTGTCATTTCAAAGTTGAATCCCTCAAGTATGGGGTTCAGTGGTTCAAAATGAAGTCGGGAAAGCAGCTCATCCCAAAGTCGTCCAGGCAGTTCGTCGTGGAGAAGAATCAAACTTCCTCCCTGGTGATCACCGAGGTAGCACTGGAGGATTCTGGGTGGTATTACTGCGAGGTGAACGTCCTGCAGAAAGACCCGGAGTGGGGCAACGGGACCGAGCTGGTCGTCATGG CACCACCTTCTGCTCCCAAGATTTACCTCCAGATCCCCCCGGACCCACAGACCGGTCAGTGGGCTCTCTTCTGTCTCACCGGAGGATTCCACCCCAGCGAGCTCGCCATCACCTGGACCTATCAGAGCGCGGCAGCCAATATCGATCACCTGTCAGTCACCAACTGCACCCTTTCTGCGTTCACCCCTCACGGTAACCTGTCTGAACACCCGGCTGACGGAGCCCTGCTGTCCTCAGATTGGTTGGTGAACTCCACGCCTTCGAGCCACCCAAAGTGCTTCCAGGTGATGGACAACCACAGCCGGGAAGTCTATCTCTTCAGTGTGTTTGTCCTCCCACAGAAGGAGTCCTTGGAAACAGGGATCACCTTCACTTGTAAGGTTCAGGACCACCCTGCTATGACCACGCCTCTGACTGCCTCCTTCACCTGgg ATGCCTCCCCTAACGAGCTGATTATACACTTGAACATTCTCAAGATGTGCCTCCTCTCTGCGATGACCGTCGTCTTTTTATTGGAAG CAGTCGAACATTTCTGCGTGCGGGGAAAATGA